One window of Chryseobacterium indologenes genomic DNA carries:
- the clpB gene encoding ATP-dependent chaperone ClpB: MNLNQYTVKSQEAIQAAQQLAMELSNQSIEPQHLLEGIFQVDENISPFLLKKSEADANLVRERNRENLEKLPKVQGGNIYLSQSANKVLLDAPNIAKKMGDEYVTIEHLWLSLLETSSEVSKMLKDMGVTKNLLEGAIKELRKGSKATSASSEETYQSLNKYAKNFNELAAEGKLDPVIGRDEEIRRVLQILSRRTKNNPILIGEPGVGKTAIAEGIAHRIISGDVPENLMDKTLFSLDMGALIAGAKYKGEFEERLKSVVNEVTKSDGQIILFIDEIHTLVGAGGGEGAMDAANILKPALARGELRAIGATTLNEYQKYFEKDKALERRFQKVMVEEPDTESAISILRGIKDKYEAHHKVRIKDEAIIAAVEMSQRYISDRFLPDKAIDLIDEASAKLRMEINSKPEELDVLDRKLMQLEIELAAISREGNQTKIDHLKEDIAKISEQRNEINAKWLKEKQKSEDLTQIKKDIESLKHEAERASRAGDYAKVAEIQYGKLREKEEELAKVELEMQNHQNELIKEEVTAENISEVIGKWTGIPVTKLLQSERDKLLNLESELHHRVVGQDEAIQAVADAIRRNRAGLSDDKKPIGSFLFLGTTGVGKTELAKALAEFLFDDENNMTRIDMSEYQERHSVSRLVGAPPGYVGYDEGGQLTEAVRRRPYSVVLLDEIEKAHPDVFNTLLQVLDDGRLTDNKGRVVNFKNSIIIMTSNLGSHLIQENFENLTEENQDEIVDKTKVEVFDLLKQTLRPEFLNRIDEIVLFQPLRKKEIGKIVQYQLRGFNEMLSKRNIIMTFTQDAVDYLMEKGYDPAFGARPLKRVIQQEVLNKLSKEILAGKVNDGDRITLDYFVETGLVFRPTEQ, translated from the coding sequence ATGAACTTGAACCAATATACAGTAAAATCACAGGAAGCTATCCAGGCAGCACAACAACTTGCTATGGAATTGAGCAACCAAAGTATTGAACCTCAACATCTCCTTGAAGGAATCTTTCAGGTGGATGAAAATATATCGCCTTTCCTACTTAAAAAATCTGAAGCAGACGCTAATTTAGTAAGAGAGCGCAACCGGGAAAATTTAGAAAAACTTCCAAAAGTGCAGGGAGGAAATATTTATCTTTCACAATCTGCTAACAAAGTATTGCTGGATGCACCCAACATCGCCAAAAAGATGGGTGATGAATATGTGACGATTGAGCACTTATGGCTATCCCTTTTGGAAACCAGCTCGGAAGTGTCCAAAATGCTGAAAGATATGGGCGTAACCAAAAATCTGCTGGAAGGTGCTATAAAAGAATTAAGAAAAGGAAGTAAAGCAACTTCTGCAAGTTCAGAAGAAACCTACCAATCCTTAAATAAATATGCTAAAAACTTCAATGAATTAGCAGCAGAAGGAAAACTGGATCCTGTAATCGGACGTGATGAAGAAATCAGAAGGGTTTTACAGATCCTTTCCAGAAGAACAAAAAACAACCCAATCCTTATCGGGGAACCGGGTGTAGGTAAAACAGCTATTGCCGAAGGAATTGCCCATAGAATTATCAGCGGTGACGTTCCTGAAAATCTTATGGATAAAACGTTATTCTCATTAGATATGGGAGCTTTGATCGCCGGAGCCAAATACAAAGGTGAATTTGAAGAGCGTCTGAAATCCGTTGTAAACGAAGTCACAAAGTCTGACGGACAGATTATCCTTTTCATTGACGAAATCCACACTTTGGTAGGTGCCGGTGGTGGTGAAGGAGCTATGGATGCTGCCAACATCTTAAAACCTGCTTTGGCAAGAGGTGAATTGAGAGCGATTGGAGCAACCACTTTGAACGAATATCAAAAGTATTTTGAGAAAGATAAAGCGTTGGAAAGACGTTTCCAGAAAGTAATGGTGGAAGAACCGGATACTGAATCTGCTATTTCGATCCTTCGTGGTATTAAGGATAAATATGAAGCCCACCACAAGGTAAGAATCAAAGATGAGGCAATTATTGCGGCTGTAGAAATGTCGCAGAGATATATTTCAGACCGTTTCTTACCGGATAAAGCGATCGACCTTATTGATGAAGCTTCTGCTAAACTGAGAATGGAAATCAATTCCAAACCGGAAGAACTGGATGTTCTGGACAGAAAACTAATGCAGCTGGAAATTGAACTGGCAGCCATTTCAAGAGAAGGAAACCAGACCAAAATTGATCATCTGAAAGAAGATATTGCTAAAATTTCAGAACAGAGAAATGAGATCAATGCCAAATGGTTGAAAGAAAAACAGAAAAGTGAAGATCTTACCCAGATCAAAAAAGATATTGAATCTCTGAAACATGAAGCAGAAAGAGCTTCCAGAGCCGGAGATTATGCAAAAGTAGCGGAGATCCAATATGGAAAACTTCGTGAAAAAGAAGAAGAACTTGCCAAGGTTGAGCTGGAAATGCAGAACCATCAGAATGAACTGATCAAAGAAGAAGTTACTGCAGAAAACATCTCTGAAGTAATTGGTAAATGGACAGGTATTCCTGTAACCAAATTATTACAATCTGAAAGGGATAAATTATTAAATCTGGAATCTGAACTGCATCACAGAGTCGTAGGACAGGATGAAGCCATCCAGGCGGTTGCCGATGCCATCAGAAGAAACAGAGCCGGATTGAGTGATGATAAAAAACCGATTGGATCTTTCTTATTCCTGGGAACAACCGGAGTTGGTAAAACCGAGCTGGCAAAAGCATTAGCCGAGTTCTTATTTGATGACGAAAACAATATGACCAGAATTGATATGAGTGAATATCAGGAACGTCACAGTGTTTCCAGATTAGTAGGAGCGCCTCCGGGATATGTAGGATATGATGAAGGTGGACAATTGACTGAAGCAGTAAGAAGAAGACCTTATTCAGTGGTACTTTTGGATGAGATTGAGAAAGCACACCCAGATGTTTTCAACACTTTACTACAGGTTTTGGATGATGGACGTCTGACTGACAATAAAGGACGTGTGGTTAATTTTAAGAATTCAATTATCATTATGACCTCGAATTTAGGTTCACATCTTATTCAGGAGAATTTTGAGAATCTTACAGAGGAAAATCAGGATGAGATTGTAGATAAAACAAAAGTAGAAGTTTTTGATCTGCTGAAACAGACGCTGCGTCCGGAATTCCTGAACAGAATTGATGAAATTGTATTATTCCAGCCTTTAAGAAAAAAAGAAATCGGAAAAATCGTTCAGTACCAACTGAGAGGATTCAATGAAATGTTATCTAAACGAAACATCATAATGACTTTCACTCAGGATGCGGTAGACTATCTGATGGAAAAAGGTTACGACCCTGCTTTCGGAGCAAGACCGTTGAAAAGAGTGATCCAACAGGAAGTTTTAAATAAACTGTCAAAAGAAATTCTTGCAGGAAAGGTAAATGACGGAGACAGAATTACTTTGGATTATTTCGTAGAAACAGGTTTGGTTTTCAGACCTACTGAACAATAA
- a CDS encoding TetR/AcrR family transcriptional regulator yields the protein MELKEKQRKILDVAVELFKEKGYMGSSVRDLATKLNIKAASLYAHIRSKEEILEWICFGIAQEFFDELQEVKNTDIAPREKLNLLLDKHLSVVLKNRDVTHIYSNEWRHLEEKLPEFVELRKNYQQEVEKLISEIYIAENWELKSPSFTTRFILHTLNNSYFWFKRSSDSTDEITEEIREKILFGLIGNQKN from the coding sequence ATGGAACTAAAAGAAAAACAGAGAAAAATATTAGACGTAGCAGTAGAGCTTTTCAAAGAGAAAGGGTATATGGGGAGTTCTGTAAGAGACCTGGCTACGAAACTCAATATCAAGGCCGCATCGCTATATGCACACATCCGTTCAAAGGAAGAAATTCTGGAATGGATTTGTTTTGGTATTGCTCAGGAGTTTTTCGATGAACTTCAGGAAGTAAAAAATACAGACATTGCCCCAAGGGAAAAACTGAATCTGTTACTGGATAAGCATCTTTCCGTAGTTCTTAAAAACCGCGACGTTACTCATATTTATTCTAATGAATGGAGGCATCTGGAAGAAAAGCTTCCCGAATTTGTAGAGCTGAGAAAAAACTACCAGCAGGAAGTTGAAAAACTGATTTCTGAGATCTATATTGCGGAAAATTGGGAATTGAAATCACCATCATTTACCACAAGATTTATTCTTCATACTTTAAACAATTCTTATTTCTGGTTTAAAAGAAGCAGCGATTCTACTGATGAAATCACAGAGGAAATCAGGGAGAAAATCCTTTTTGGTCTTATTGGAAATCAGAAAAATTAA
- a CDS encoding phenylacetate--CoA ligase family protein: protein MDFAVEYLELGQLRQLQSDRLISLISYLGEKSEFYKKKFDELQISPQDIRSIEDIRKLPITYKQDLRDNYPFGLFTVPKNELQRIHCSSGTTGKPTVVGYTKEDVDLFSEVVARSLHAAGAKPGMQLHNAYGYGIFTGGLGLHYGAEKLGMSVLPISGGMTARQVDLIVDFKPEVICCSPSYALTIADEFAKRGISADEISLKYAVLGSEPWTEIIRGHIEEKLGVHATNIYGLSEIIGPGVSMEDFEEKGGSYIWEDHFYPEILDPVTKQPVPFGEEGVLVITTLTKKAMPLLRYWTNDITSLYYDENAKRTMVKMKPIVGRADDMLIVRGVNVYPSQIEDAFSYVEGVVPNYYLTPVEKEHMCVALDIDVEIDDELVKTQKIEANTDDYFNFVGNFGKNIENEIKKRVGITTKVKVHAQDSLPKCEGGKINRILKK from the coding sequence ATGGATTTTGCAGTTGAATATCTGGAGCTGGGTCAGTTGAGACAGCTTCAATCCGACCGGTTGATCAGTTTGATCAGCTACTTGGGAGAGAAATCGGAATTTTATAAAAAGAAATTTGATGAATTACAAATATCTCCACAGGATATAAGGTCGATTGAAGATATCAGGAAACTCCCTATTACTTACAAACAGGATTTAAGAGATAACTATCCATTTGGTTTATTTACCGTTCCTAAGAATGAGCTTCAGCGCATTCACTGTTCCAGCGGAACAACAGGAAAACCAACGGTGGTAGGATATACCAAAGAAGATGTGGACCTTTTCAGCGAAGTGGTGGCAAGATCTTTACATGCTGCAGGAGCGAAACCGGGAATGCAGCTGCACAATGCGTATGGTTATGGAATTTTCACAGGAGGATTAGGACTTCATTACGGAGCAGAAAAACTTGGGATGAGCGTTCTTCCTATTTCGGGAGGAATGACGGCGAGACAGGTAGATCTGATTGTAGACTTTAAGCCTGAAGTGATCTGCTGCTCTCCATCCTATGCTTTGACTATTGCGGATGAATTTGCCAAAAGAGGAATTTCCGCAGATGAAATCAGTCTTAAGTATGCAGTGTTGGGCTCAGAGCCATGGACAGAAATTATCAGAGGTCACATTGAAGAAAAATTAGGTGTGCATGCAACTAATATCTATGGGTTGAGCGAAATTATCGGTCCGGGAGTTTCAATGGAAGATTTCGAAGAAAAAGGGGGGTCTTATATCTGGGAAGATCATTTTTACCCTGAAATTTTAGATCCGGTTACCAAACAGCCGGTTCCTTTCGGAGAAGAAGGTGTATTGGTGATTACGACATTAACGAAAAAAGCAATGCCGCTTCTTCGTTACTGGACCAATGATATTACAAGCCTTTACTATGATGAAAATGCTAAAAGAACAATGGTGAAAATGAAACCTATTGTCGGAAGAGCAGATGATATGCTGATTGTAAGAGGAGTAAATGTCTATCCAAGCCAGATTGAAGATGCTTTTTCCTATGTGGAAGGAGTGGTGCCCAATTACTATCTTACGCCTGTTGAAAAAGAACATATGTGTGTTGCCTTGGATATTGATGTTGAAATTGATGATGAGCTGGTAAAGACACAGAAAATAGAAGCAAATACCGATGATTATTTTAATTTTGTCGGAAACTTCGGAAAAAACATAGAAAACGAAATAAAAAAACGGGTAGGAATCACCACGAAAGTGAAAGTTCATGCTCAGGACAGCCTGCCGAAGTGCGAAGGTGGAAAAATTAATAGAATACTTAAAAAATAA
- a CDS encoding 2Fe-2S iron-sulfur cluster-binding protein, with amino-acid sequence MNSFYKLKTVKVQKDTSEAVSVAVEIPEELKDKFRFKQGQYLNFRMMINGNEERRSYSICNAPSEKSNTLEVLVKLLEGGKVSGYFNEHLHMDEILEVMPPMGGFNTSYHPTNVKTYVGLAAGSGITPVLSNIKESLYQEPHSNAYLFYSNRSMNHILRKAEIDRLVEHFNGRLKVIYLVSREKHEDPVFEGRISAEKLEQLFERYTDIDVREATYFICGPADMIKDIADYLKKDKKVPAIQVLFEYFTAPDEENTEEMSDEFKAIANIESMVTVIIDDDEYSFHLNSKKESILDKALKDNLPVPFACKGGVCCTCKAEVLEGEVFMEKNYALTEEEVARGFVLTCQCHPTTNVVMLNYDV; translated from the coding sequence ATGAATTCATTTTATAAACTTAAAACAGTTAAAGTTCAGAAAGATACTTCCGAAGCCGTTAGCGTGGCCGTGGAAATCCCTGAAGAGCTGAAAGATAAGTTCAGGTTCAAACAAGGACAGTATCTGAATTTCCGAATGATGATCAACGGAAATGAGGAAAGACGTTCTTACTCTATCTGTAATGCTCCGAGTGAAAAAAGCAATACCCTGGAAGTATTGGTAAAATTGCTTGAGGGTGGGAAAGTATCAGGCTATTTCAATGAGCATCTCCACATGGATGAAATTCTGGAAGTAATGCCTCCAATGGGTGGTTTTAATACGTCTTATCATCCTACAAACGTAAAAACTTACGTTGGTTTGGCTGCAGGAAGCGGAATTACCCCTGTTTTATCCAATATTAAAGAAAGCCTTTATCAGGAACCTCACAGTAATGCTTACCTGTTCTATAGCAACAGAAGTATGAATCATATTTTAAGAAAAGCTGAAATAGATAGACTGGTAGAACATTTCAATGGAAGATTGAAAGTTATTTATCTGGTAAGCCGTGAAAAACATGAAGACCCTGTTTTTGAAGGAAGAATTTCTGCTGAAAAATTAGAGCAGTTATTTGAAAGATATACAGATATCGATGTAAGAGAAGCTACTTATTTCATTTGTGGACCTGCGGACATGATCAAAGACATTGCAGACTACCTGAAAAAAGATAAAAAAGTGCCTGCTATTCAAGTGTTATTTGAGTATTTTACTGCTCCGGATGAAGAAAATACGGAGGAAATGAGTGATGAATTCAAGGCCATTGCCAATATTGAAAGTATGGTAACGGTAATTATTGATGATGATGAATATTCGTTCCACCTTAATTCTAAAAAAGAGAGTATCTTAGATAAAGCATTGAAAGACAATCTTCCTGTGCCTTTTGCATGTAAAGGAGGAGTGTGCTGTACGTGTAAAGCGGAAGTTTTGGAAGGAGAAGTTTTCATGGAGAAAAACTACGCACTTACCGAAGAAGAAGTAGCCAGAGGCTTCGTTCTTACCTGTCAATGTCACCCGACAACGAATGTGGTGATGCTTAATTATGATGTTTAA